Below is a window of Janthinobacterium lividum DNA.
GCGCTTGCACTGCTGCTGTTCATGCTGGTATTGCCGGTCTTCACTTTCCTGTTGGGACCGTTGACCTCGCTCAGCTCACGCAAGCACGAATTCGAGGCCGATGCCTTTGCCGCCACGCACACGCAGGCGGACGACCTGGTCTCGGCGCTCGTGAAAATGTATGAAGACAATGCGTCGACCCTGACGCCCGACCCGCTGCACTCGGCCTTCTACGACTCGCACCCGCCGGCCAGCGTGCGCATCCGCCACTTGAAAGGGGCTGCCACATGAATACGCCATCGACCTCGCAAGACCTGGCCCAACTGTCCTGCGCGCCGCGCCAGCAGGCACTGGGCGACACGGACATCGCCACCCTGCACGCCTTGCTGCCCCAGTGGACCTTGCAAAATGGCAAGCTGTGCCGCGACTTCGGCTTCAAAAATTACTACCAGACCCTGGCGTTCGTGAACGCCCTGGCCTATATGACCCATACGCAAGACCACCATCCGGAGCTCATCATTACTTACAAAACCTGCGCCGTGCGCTACGACACGCACTCGGTCAACCAGGGCGCCGGCGGCCTGTCCGAAAACGACTTCATCTGCGCCGCCAAGGCAGACCTCATCTACCAGAGCAGCCAGGTGGCCCCATGAGCGAAGGCAAGTTGACGGGCATCATCATCGCCGCCCACGGCCGCCACTACCTGGCCGACGTGGATGGCGCCAAGCTGCAATGCGTGACGCGCGGCAAGAAAACCAATGTGGCCGTGGGCGACATCGTGCACCTGACGCGCACTTCCAACGACCAGGCCGTCATCGACCGCATCGAGGAACGCAAGACCCTGCTGTACCGCTCGGACCAATATAAATCCAAGCTGCTGGCCGCCAATCTGACGCAGCTGTTCATCGTCGTGGCGACGGAACCGGGCTTTGCCGACGATCTGATCTCGCGCTCGCTGGTGGCGGCCGACGCGGCCGGCATCGAGGCGCGCATCATCCTGAATAAAACGGATGTGACCGCTTCGCTGGAGCGGGCCCGCGAACGCCTGCTGCCGTATTCCTCGATGGGTTATCCCGTCGATGAAGTGTCGGCGCGCGCCGACCCGGAACACGCCGTGGCCACCCTGGCGCCGCTGCTGGCGGGCCAGTCGTCTATCCTCATCGGCCAGTCGGGCATGGGCAAGTCGTCCCTGATCAACCTGCTGGTGCCGGATGCGGACATCGCCGTGCGGGAAATCTCGGCCGCGCTCGACACGGGCAAGCACACGACGACCTT
It encodes the following:
- the rsgA gene encoding ribosome small subunit-dependent GTPase A — encoded protein: MSEGKLTGIIIAAHGRHYLADVDGAKLQCVTRGKKTNVAVGDIVHLTRTSNDQAVIDRIEERKTLLYRSDQYKSKLLAANLTQLFIVVATEPGFADDLISRSLVAADAAGIEARIILNKTDVTASLERARERLLPYSSMGYPVDEVSARADPEHAVATLAPLLAGQSSILIGQSGMGKSSLINLLVPDADIAVREISAALDTGKHTTTFTRLYKLDELGANSSIIDSPGFQEFGLYHLSEGMLERAFREFQPYLGGCKFYNCRHLIEPQCAILQALSEGKIAKMRHTLYGQLLHESAQTLY
- a CDS encoding 4a-hydroxytetrahydrobiopterin dehydratase, with the translated sequence MNTPSTSQDLAQLSCAPRQQALGDTDIATLHALLPQWTLQNGKLCRDFGFKNYYQTLAFVNALAYMTHTQDHHPELIITYKTCAVRYDTHSVNQGAGGLSENDFICAAKADLIYQSSQVAP